The following nucleotide sequence is from Trifolium pratense cultivar HEN17-A07 linkage group LG2, ARS_RC_1.1, whole genome shotgun sequence.
aaggaaaaaagaagacaCGACACGAGATGACACTTTGAAAGAGAAGGATGTGTCTGTTGTTGTACCAGTTCAGCATGATATTGTAGTCCTAGCCAACTCTTCAAAGAATGCagataaagaaataattaagGAAACTGAGGTTCTAAAGGAGCATCAGAACACTGAAAGTAACAATAACAACACCAAGAATGATGGTAATGTTGTGTCAATGAAGGAGGCTTCAGAACTCAAATCTCCTGTAAAGAAGAAGCATAAGAAAAGCAAGAGATCTCTAAGTCATAATTCTAACGAAACTTCAAAGGTAGAAACAGCATCTCAAAAGGATCAAGCACAGACGgctgatggagctcacagggaaaGGAAAGAATCAGAAGGTACTCCGTAAATAAATGggtgaaaatagaaaataccttcatttaagtttttatcatgtcaatattactttgataaataaattttagaatagTATACTTCTAGATCTATCACtgatctttcttttttttgcgGGTAGATATCGTTTTGAGCAAAACAAATCTTGACAAAATGGAGATTGAAACAGATGCATGCAAAGAAAGCATACAGtttacaacaaaagaaacaGGAAATTATAAGAACCAAAGTGATATTGAAATGGAAGTACAGCCTTCTGATGCGAATGAGCCCAAGGATTTGATGGAGGATAACGCGAATGTTGTTGGTCGTTTTCATGAAAGTGAAGTTGGTCAAATCAAGGGAGCTGCGGAAGGAGAAGTACCACCACAAAATGATGACGTGAGTGGAATGAAGGAACCTGTAAAACcgatgaaagaaaaaaaggagataaaaaaagttaagaatAAAGGTGGAGGACAGACACCTAAAAAAGATAATGGCCTTGAAGATGCTTTGGAGAGTGAAACTGTTGTTGCCAAGTCTCTTAAAGCCACCGTTTGTGATGCTATGCCAGAAAATACCGAGACACAGGAAAATCCTCTAAATCAAACAGAAGGGAAAGTAATGCAGCAGGAGGAAATACAAGGTTCTGTTCTTTCTGTGACTAATAAGGGAGGTGATTTTAGCACGGACAATGCTGATTCCTTGGaacaaactaaaacaaaatCGAATGCCGAAAATGTGGACGAACATGTCAGTAAGAGACTGAAAaagaaaccaaataacaaacaATCTTCTACCCCAAAGGGCACATCAGATATGCTAACAAATGGTCATGTTTTTGATAGTAAGAAAGAGTGTGATGCACACAAGATTGATAAGGCACCAAATGCACACAAGACTGGACAAGTTCCAATATTGTCTAGTCTGTCTGATAGTGCCATGTCCTCAATTGGTGAAAATAGAAAACCTCGTGGCAATGCTTctgtgaaaaatatggatttggAAAAACAAAGGGAACACATTCCTATTTTGAACAAAAAGCTTGAAGGTTCCAACAAAATGGTTGAAAATAAAGCAAGTAAAGCTTCTGGGAATTATGTCACGAGAGTTGTGAGTAACTCGCACCCGAAGAAAAGCATGTTAGACGGACCAATTTTCAAGGCTGATGATAGCAGTGCatctgaagatgaagatgaaaataaGGTTGATGATTCTGATGCTAGCACTAGAACTCCATCTGATAATTCCCTCGTATCTGATTTTGACTTTGACGGGTATGATAGTCCAGGTCTGGATTCACAACAAAATGGTAAGTGTAATCTACTTTAATTGCAAGTGTACCTTCATTTATAGTGAATGCAAATATTCTTCAGGTGGTTGGAGAGTGTCAGACTGTGTTTGTTACGAGTTAACTTGTCCTTTTCTCTCTATTCATTGACACTTGATCTTTGGTAATTTTGTAATGCACTGGTAGTCCTTATATCCTGTGTTTGAAGAGCTTCTAGCATATGtcataaatcattaattaaggtttaaaatattgaattttatggAACTTGAGATAAAAAGCTTGTTTGATCCCTCTTCTAGTTGAGACTTTTGAAGTTTTTATTATCTAGTTGTTCCTTTGTTAGTGCTGGTAGATGAATTGGCTATTAGATTATGGAGAAAGCTGGGCTTAAGGaatgttagcaagacccttagaTTATTGcagttcagattttttttattagtctCGTTCGTTTCTATTCCAAGAAATTACAGGCAGGCACTCAGCATACTTGATAATTTTTCTGTTAACTACTTGGGCCACTATTTTCTTATCTACTGTACTTACTCGGAAAACTTTTGGTAGTCGTTAATATTATGTTGCAGTCTTACTATATGTTATCACTGTACCATTTGTTTCCTGGCTTGAATTTTGAAGATTTATATCATTGTATGTCTAAGTTCACAATATCTTGCTTTTTTCATAAATATGATGTTAAACTCTGGGAGTCattttttgtctctttttatATCAAATTGGATCAGGTACTTACGATGGGAAAAGGCTGGAAAATGATGAAAGAAGTCCCTTAAAAGCAAGGTAAGTTAATAAATTGTATTTCTGCTATGAGTTTGCAAAGTGGGCTCATTGTATATCTGCATGTTTTAAAGCAATTAATTGTTTCTAATGTGTCTCTTTCTGCTTCCATACTAAGTTTTGTTTTTCATCCTTGGAAAATTCTTTGCACACGACCATTTGCATCTGAACAAAATCTTGAAACACTTGCTTACTATCATTCAGTCTATAACTACATGCTTCTTATCATGTTGGACTGGATTGTGTGCAATGGTAATGGCTAACTTACCACAACATCTTCCTAGGagtttcatattttattttgagctAATCAAGTATGATTTTCTGATATGGTTCCAACGGTGGGAAAGAGGAAAACCTATGATCCGGCTGATTAGGATTAGTTACGTTGAATaggatttattattttatttgtttttattatttttaataagttAGTTCAGTATTGTTAGGATAAGGTTTAGAGTTAGAACAAGTTATTATCCTAGTTTAAACGAATAGTAAATATAGGATAAGTATTGttagtaaataataataataataataataataataatagtgtgAATGATGTAAACTAGTCACATTGTTCTCATAATTATAATACAACATCTTTTAGATGGACATTGGATAGTTTATGTTATAATGAATTGAGTCATTTACATCCACGACCATAGTGTGAATGATGTAAACTAGTCACATTGTTCTCATAATTTTACCAATTTATTTGTAGTCATAACGTCCAATGCTACATGCATCTGTATGATGaaagtttttcattttattgCTGAGACATGCATCAAACGACTCTTTGAATGTATAAAATGTTTTGTCTTTGTCTGGGACATGCTTGCTGTTGCTGATTTCATAAGATAGATGTTTTGGGGGCTTCtcttttgttttacttttcattATTCCTGTCTTATGTACATTTTTGAATTTGCTATGGGTGAATTCTGAATCATTCTTTGTCCAGTTTGTTAGGCCCAACAAAAATGTCAATTAATCGTGTTGTTCTAAGCTCAGCAAGGTATAAGAGGTCCAAACTTATAGCCTCTCAATTGGATGAAACGCAGTCTCCAGAATCGCAGGAAGTTGTTCCAGACAGCCTTGCTATGTAATCACAAGTTTCAGCAGTGATATTTTTGTTCTCCTCTGTAGCTGGTATGAGGTGTATCATTTACATTGCACTTACGGGAGGGTTTACGCCATCTTTTTACCTTCTTTCCAAATAGTGCTGATTTTCTTTTAAGCTTGTTTATGGATCATGCCAGTGATTTTTGTCTCgagttaagtttattattatactaTATCATTCTGGTATATTATTAAACGAAGAACATCAATCGAATTTTGTTGTAGAAAGTTTGAAGTGAATGCCAAACCATTATGTTGCGCATCAATATAATGTGAATAATATTATGTTATTTGTGGAAGTTCTTACTTGTTTAGGTTCTCTACAGTTTATACAGCATTGATAGATTTTAGAATAAGACTATTTTCTCAAGCAAGAAATTATTGCTTTCAAACCAAAACATTATGTTCGCACTGAATCATACAACACCTGCGCATTCATGTTTCAGATCTAAAACACAAACGGGCGATCATAAATGTATAGGGAAGTGATCAAGAATTACAATGTAACTTGATTGCACACAAGTCAATGTTGTATTTGATCAACAgtgatgaaaatttattttgattataaCTTAGTTGAACAAAAAGTACATTTTGTTTGTGTATGTTTTCATGAGTTAGAACAATAAGTTTGagagtttaattaatttcttatcATGAAAGTTTCAAATTAGAATACAATTGTTTTCTCTCTATGTAAGCCAAACACAGGCATctgtcaaaattaattttgtgataCTAAATTCACTTTTACCTCACAAAATGAATCCAAACATGCTATGATAACAGGTATGTATGTAGTGAATTTGTTAgaaattgtaaaaatataaaaaagtgatATGCAAAATGAGATTATCTCAAAAAGATTATGTCAAATAAGAAAATGGAATGGCTGCTAAGTTTAAGTAGAAAGCCAAGTTTGATATATAACACAAAAtatagagaaagagagagaattaGATACAAGTCACAGAAGTTTTACAACAAAACATTGCACAAAATTCCCCTAGTTTCTCATCCTATTGATCTGGTTGAGAGCAGGCTGCAAAATATTGTAAAGCACCCAAAGTATAGCTGGAGCAACCACAAACAACAGAAGTGTACCCCTGTTGTCACTTCCTGCTGCAGCAGCAGCTTCAGCAATCGAACCAATCTCGCTAGCCGATGCTTCTGACACCATACCTGAAGCTGCAAGCCCACCAAGCCCAAGACCAAGCCCAACAATAACTCCTCTTGTGCTACGCATACGGTTGATTTGGTTCAAAGCTGGCTGCAAAATATTGAACAAAACCCAAGCTATAGCTGGAATCAATGGCAACAAAAGTGCTATTCCTCTGTTATCACCTTCAGCTATTTCTGCTATTTGTTGAGCAGCAAAAGCCGCGTCGGAGGTTGCAAGTGATGAAAATATTGCTCCTGCAATTGCAAATGAAGGTGACACAAATTTTGTGTTCTCAATTGAGATAAGACCCTTTGGTTGGTTCTGAGTGGCAGTGATTTtgcatgttgttgttgttagcTTAGTTGTGGGATTTTGTAACTTGGGTAGGCTTGTGTTTAGGCACTTTGAGTTAATCATCATTGCCATTGTTGCTGCCATTGATGAATATGTTGAGATAGCAGTGATTCTCAAGAGTGTGGAGTGAATTTGGTCGTTGCTATGGAAGAATGAAGAGTAGAGTTTGGAATATAGATGGGAAAGCCACGTAGGAGAAATGAGAACCAGTAATATTGTGATTTCAAGATTCTTTTCTTATCTAAATTGTCTCATTGGTGGGATTTCCACCTCGTATTCTATGGTTTCTTATCACTTCACTTTATATTCAAACTAAAATTCATTAAACATTATTATTGTCTTTATTTGTTTGGTGTGACAACATAAGGATCAgtaatatttttaagaaaatagagcCGCCTCAAAAATAAGACTACTAAAAACTCtttgtttataaattttaactcaattgaaaaaaatacgtaaaatttatcaaaattgttctcaaatactatatatatttttttttactttagacattcaacaaaattatattttatagatACTGTGTTGGAGCGTGTGAGCATGATGCTCAGGGAAGGTTTGTGACGGCGTATGTGAAAAGATTTGAAGGAACGTCGGAGATAGTAGAAGCGGATGCAGTGGGTGTATCGGAAGCTTTACAATGGATCCATAATGCTCATATGACAAACATTCAGATTGAAACGAAACGGGTTGTCTACAAGTGGTACAAGCTATTAATAGCAAGTCTAGAAATAACACTGAGTTTGACATTATTATTGAGTTGTTTCGAAGTTTATTAAATTTGATTCAGAATTGTAAGATCAGTCATGTTAGAAGTTTATTgaacatatttattttatttactaacGAGTACGGATATCGACGGATACATATACCATTAAATCCGCATCCGTATCCATTAACTATCGAGTAGTTGGAAATTATATGCTGATACATCATACTTATCCGTACACATGAAGGAACTAATTCAAATCTCATACTACCACAACCTTGTCATTCAATTATATGCTGATACATCATAATTATCTTGATACGATACTAGTGACCAACTTAGTAAATATAATTAACAACTAACCGGAACATGTATGAGTCCATCCACTCTATAAATAAGGGGTTCACCCCATGTATGATCATTCATTATTACActaatttgttttctgtttGTTTTGTACTATGTCTTACTTTAGCATCACAGTGTCTCTGGATGTAACCCCTTTTGTATGAAGGAGTATACAACCATAGGCGCTGAGCTTGAAGATCACACCACCATCTCATGTGGAAGTAGGTCAACATTTCTCCGAAAAATCTATGAAAATCCAGTAGAACTATTGTATCTGCCTTGGATTTTTTTACTCGTTTGACTCGTCTTCTTAATGGTATTAAGAGTCATAATAATGTTCATTTATGAACTAACTCGAGCATTGctcgattttattttatcaaactcaTTGATCCATATATAAGAAGGATTTTTTCTTCGTTCATACATGAACAATTTCCAACTCCAATCTCACACAACAAAAAATGCATCCACATTCAAATTCCTTCACAGTGACAATGccacaaatgttttttttttttctttgaaattccaaactttattattttctttgaaatTAAACTTACCATCTTCCAGTGAATATGCATATTCTCTTTATAAGATTTATTCAACCAATTTATAATCTTGTTACTTTACAATTTGAAGATTTGCATCCCCACAGTTTTTATCATAATATTGGCTCATAAAGTTCGATAGATGTTTGTTGAACCAATTCTTTTCCTCACCcataatttataattatgttttctctttaggtccTTCATGGTTCTTTTTCCTCCCttgaattttactttttgtccttcaataaaaacttcggttgctccgaaccgatttttttttttttgccttgaaaaaaaatttggtttctgttaactgaatttgaactagaaaaaacttcggtttctgcgaaccgaagtttttatcaagggcaaaattagaatattttagggtataaaagatacatgggaggcctagagagaaaacatcatttatAATACAAGATTCAACTGgcggtgaaagcaaaaaaataaaaaaaaataaagtgggAACAAGATTTTTTTGTACGAGTAGTAGTCTATTTAAGCAAATTAGTGCTTGTACTGTTTTGTTAACACTAAAATATACTCAGGATATAATTCTACATTGTATTAGTGCTTCTGATTTTTGGGATCTCACTTCCGCAAAAACCCTAGCTGCTGGTATTGctgtttcatttttttctccGCCTTCATTCAGGACTTTTTTTCCTCCAGTGCAGTCTTCTgcagtttttttcttcttattttgaATCTTTTCTGTTCAGTGGATCCTTGTTAGTTGTTACCATTACTGTTCACGTAGCCTTTGCTACTGTTCAATCGTTTCCGCACTTTGCTTTGCAAATCCAACATCACCACCCAAAACATTAGACTCGCTTC
It contains:
- the LOC123906271 gene encoding photosystem II core complex proteins psbY, chloroplastic-like; protein product: MAATMAMMINSKCLNTSLPKLQNPTTKLTTTTCKITATQNQPKGLISIENTKFVSPSFAIAGAIFSSLATSDAAFAAQQIAEIAEGDNRGIALLLPLIPAIAWVLFNILQPALNQINRMRSTRGVIVGLGLGLGGLAASGMVSEASASEIGSIAEAAAAAGSDNRGTLLLFVVAPAILWVLYNILQPALNQINRMRN